A portion of the Jaculus jaculus isolate mJacJac1 chromosome 5, mJacJac1.mat.Y.cur, whole genome shotgun sequence genome contains these proteins:
- the Eif2b4 gene encoding translation initiation factor eIF-2B subunit delta isoform X4 — MAAVAVAVREESGSGMKAELSPRPGSGGRELTQEEKLQLRKEKKQQKKKRKEEKGSELEIGSTVTTVQCPGPTRELPGPGRQSGGTPGEKVPAGRSKAELRAERRAKQEAERALKQARKGEQGGSSPQACRSTAGENPPVVKQLPEHKQVDDPALLRRLVKKSERQQVPKRKDYGSKVSLFSHLPQYSRQNSLTQYMSIPSSVIHPAMVRLGLQYSQGLVSGSNARCIALLRALQQVIQDYTTPPNEELSRDLVNKLKPYISFLTQCRPLSASMCNAIKFLNKEITSMSSSKREEEAKLELGAAIDRYVQEKIVLAAQAISRFASKKISNGDVILVYGCSSLVSRILQEAWAKGRKFRVVVVDSRPWLEGRHMLRSLVRAWVPASYLLIPAASYVLPEVSKVLLGAHALLANGSVMSRVGTAQLALVARAHNVPVLVCCETYKFCERVQTDAFVSNELDDPDDLQCKRGEHVALANWQDYPSLRLLNLVYDVTPPELVDLVITELGMIPCSSVPVVLRVKSSDQ; from the exons ATGGCTGCAGTGGCTGTGGCGGTCCGGGAAG AATCGGGATCCGGGATGAAGGCGGAGCTTTCTCCCCGGCCTGGG tcaggggggagggagctgACTCAAGAAGAGAAGCTGCAACTTcggaaggaaaagaaacagcagAAGAAGAAACGGAAGGAGGAAAAAGGGTCAGAACTTGAAATTGGCTCTACTGTAACTACAGTCCAGTGTCCAG GTCCAACCAGAGAACTGCCAGGACCTGGCAGGCAGTCGGGGGGCACTCCTGGAGAGAAAGTTCCAGCTGGCCGTAGTAAGGCTGAGCTTCGAGCTGAGCGGAGAGCcaagcaggaggcagagagggcctTGAAGCAGGCAAGAAAAGGAGAGCAAGGAGGGTCATCTCCTCAGGCCTGCCGTAGCACAGCTGGAGAAAACCCCCCAG TGGTGAAGCAGCTCCCTGAGCACAAGCAGGTTGATGACCCGGCACTTCTGAGACGGCTTGTTAAAAAATCAGAGCGACAACAG GTTCCTAAACGAAAGGATTATGGATCCAAAGTCAGTCTCTTCTCCCACCTACCCCAATACAGCAGACAAAACTCCCTGACCCAATACATGAG CATCCCATCCTCTGTGATCCACCCAGCCATGGTGCGACTCGGCCTGCAGTACTCCCAGGGCCTGGTCAGTGGCTCCAATGCCCGGTGTATTGCCCTGCTTCGTGCCTTGCAGCAG GTGATTCAGGATTATACAACGCCTCCCAATGAGGAACTCTCAAGGGATCTTGTGAATAAACTAAAACCCTATATCAG CTTCCTGACTCAGTGTCGCCCCCTCTCAGCAAGCATGTGCAACGCCATCAAGTTCCTTAACAAGGAAATCACTAGCATGAGCAGCTCCAAGCGGGAAGAGGAG GCCAAGTTGGAACTTGGAGCAGCCATCGATCGTTATGTGCAAGAGAAGATCGTGCTTGCGGCTCAGGCAATTTCACGCTTTGCCTCTAAGAAGATCAGTAATGGAGATGTGATCTTGGTATATGGATG TTCATCCCTGGTATCACGAATTCTTCAGGAGGCTTGGGCCAAGGGCCGGAAGTTTCGGGTGGTTGTGGTGGACAGCCGGCCCTGGCTTGAGGGAAGGCATATGCTCCGTTCTCTTGTCCGTGCTTGGGTCCCTGCTTCCTACCTGCTGATTCCTGCAGCCTCCTATGTGCTCCCAGAG GTTTCTAAGGTGCTATTGGGAGCTCATGCACTCCTGGCCAATGGATCTGTGATGTCACGGGTAGGGACAGCACAGTTGGCCCTGGTGGCTCGAGCCCATAATGTACCAGTGCTGGTCTGCTGTGAAACATACAAGTTCTGTGAACGCGTGCAGACTGATGCCTTTGTCTCTAATGAGCTAG ATGACCCTGATGATCTGCAGTGTAAACGGGGAGAGCATGTGGCTTTGGCTAACTGGCAGGACTACCCATCTCTACGGCTGTTGAATCTGGTCTATGATGTGACTCCCCCAGAGCTTGTCGATCTAGTGAtaacagagctgggcatgatccCCTGCAGTTCTGTGCCTGTTGTCCTGCGAGTGAAGAGCAGTGACCAGTGA
- the Eif2b4 gene encoding translation initiation factor eIF-2B subunit delta isoform X3, whose translation MAAVAVAVREESGSGMKAELSPRPGSGGRELTQEEKLQLRKEKKQQKKKRKEEKGSELEIGSTVTTVQCPVGPTRELPGPGRQSGGTPGEKVPAGRSKAELRAERRAKQEAERALKQARKGEQGGSSPQACRSTAGENPPVVKQLPEHKQVDDPALLRRLVKKSERQQVPKRKDYGSKVSLFSHLPQYSRQNSLTQYMSIPSSVIHPAMVRLGLQYSQGLVSGSNARCIALLRALQQVIQDYTTPPNEELSRDLVNKLKPYISFLTQCRPLSASMCNAIKFLNKEITSMSSSKREEEAKLELGAAIDRYVQEKIVLAAQAISRFASKKISNGDVILVYGCSSLVSRILQEAWAKGRKFRVVVVDSRPWLEGRHMLRSLVRAWVPASYLLIPAASYVLPEVSKVLLGAHALLANGSVMSRVGTAQLALVARAHNVPVLVCCETYKFCERVQTDAFVSNELDDPDDLQCKRGEHVALANWQDYPSLRLLNLVYDVTPPELVDLVITELGMIPCSSVPVVLRVKSSDQ comes from the exons ATGGCTGCAGTGGCTGTGGCGGTCCGGGAAG AATCGGGATCCGGGATGAAGGCGGAGCTTTCTCCCCGGCCTGGG tcaggggggagggagctgACTCAAGAAGAGAAGCTGCAACTTcggaaggaaaagaaacagcagAAGAAGAAACGGAAGGAGGAAAAAGGGTCAGAACTTGAAATTGGCTCTACTGTAACTACAGTCCAGTGTCCAG TAGGTCCAACCAGAGAACTGCCAGGACCTGGCAGGCAGTCGGGGGGCACTCCTGGAGAGAAAGTTCCAGCTGGCCGTAGTAAGGCTGAGCTTCGAGCTGAGCGGAGAGCcaagcaggaggcagagagggcctTGAAGCAGGCAAGAAAAGGAGAGCAAGGAGGGTCATCTCCTCAGGCCTGCCGTAGCACAGCTGGAGAAAACCCCCCAG TGGTGAAGCAGCTCCCTGAGCACAAGCAGGTTGATGACCCGGCACTTCTGAGACGGCTTGTTAAAAAATCAGAGCGACAACAG GTTCCTAAACGAAAGGATTATGGATCCAAAGTCAGTCTCTTCTCCCACCTACCCCAATACAGCAGACAAAACTCCCTGACCCAATACATGAG CATCCCATCCTCTGTGATCCACCCAGCCATGGTGCGACTCGGCCTGCAGTACTCCCAGGGCCTGGTCAGTGGCTCCAATGCCCGGTGTATTGCCCTGCTTCGTGCCTTGCAGCAG GTGATTCAGGATTATACAACGCCTCCCAATGAGGAACTCTCAAGGGATCTTGTGAATAAACTAAAACCCTATATCAG CTTCCTGACTCAGTGTCGCCCCCTCTCAGCAAGCATGTGCAACGCCATCAAGTTCCTTAACAAGGAAATCACTAGCATGAGCAGCTCCAAGCGGGAAGAGGAG GCCAAGTTGGAACTTGGAGCAGCCATCGATCGTTATGTGCAAGAGAAGATCGTGCTTGCGGCTCAGGCAATTTCACGCTTTGCCTCTAAGAAGATCAGTAATGGAGATGTGATCTTGGTATATGGATG TTCATCCCTGGTATCACGAATTCTTCAGGAGGCTTGGGCCAAGGGCCGGAAGTTTCGGGTGGTTGTGGTGGACAGCCGGCCCTGGCTTGAGGGAAGGCATATGCTCCGTTCTCTTGTCCGTGCTTGGGTCCCTGCTTCCTACCTGCTGATTCCTGCAGCCTCCTATGTGCTCCCAGAG GTTTCTAAGGTGCTATTGGGAGCTCATGCACTCCTGGCCAATGGATCTGTGATGTCACGGGTAGGGACAGCACAGTTGGCCCTGGTGGCTCGAGCCCATAATGTACCAGTGCTGGTCTGCTGTGAAACATACAAGTTCTGTGAACGCGTGCAGACTGATGCCTTTGTCTCTAATGAGCTAG ATGACCCTGATGATCTGCAGTGTAAACGGGGAGAGCATGTGGCTTTGGCTAACTGGCAGGACTACCCATCTCTACGGCTGTTGAATCTGGTCTATGATGTGACTCCCCCAGAGCTTGTCGATCTAGTGAtaacagagctgggcatgatccCCTGCAGTTCTGTGCCTGTTGTCCTGCGAGTGAAGAGCAGTGACCAGTGA
- the Eif2b4 gene encoding translation initiation factor eIF-2B subunit delta isoform X2: protein MPTQQPAVRRTSLPKPSKSLSGSLCALFSDAESGSGMKAELSPRPGSGGRELTQEEKLQLRKEKKQQKKKRKEEKGSELEIGSTVTTVQCPGPTRELPGPGRQSGGTPGEKVPAGRSKAELRAERRAKQEAERALKQARKGEQGGSSPQACRSTAGENPPVVKQLPEHKQVDDPALLRRLVKKSERQQVPKRKDYGSKVSLFSHLPQYSRQNSLTQYMSIPSSVIHPAMVRLGLQYSQGLVSGSNARCIALLRALQQVIQDYTTPPNEELSRDLVNKLKPYISFLTQCRPLSASMCNAIKFLNKEITSMSSSKREEEAKLELGAAIDRYVQEKIVLAAQAISRFASKKISNGDVILVYGCSSLVSRILQEAWAKGRKFRVVVVDSRPWLEGRHMLRSLVRAWVPASYLLIPAASYVLPEVSKVLLGAHALLANGSVMSRVGTAQLALVARAHNVPVLVCCETYKFCERVQTDAFVSNELDDPDDLQCKRGEHVALANWQDYPSLRLLNLVYDVTPPELVDLVITELGMIPCSSVPVVLRVKSSDQ, encoded by the exons ATGCCAACCCAGCAGCCAGCTGTGCGGAGAACGAGTCTTCCCAAGCCCTCCAAGAGCCTTTCGGGCTCACTTTGCGCACTGTTTTCTGATGCAGAATCGGGATCCGGGATGAAGGCGGAGCTTTCTCCCCGGCCTGGG tcaggggggagggagctgACTCAAGAAGAGAAGCTGCAACTTcggaaggaaaagaaacagcagAAGAAGAAACGGAAGGAGGAAAAAGGGTCAGAACTTGAAATTGGCTCTACTGTAACTACAGTCCAGTGTCCAG GTCCAACCAGAGAACTGCCAGGACCTGGCAGGCAGTCGGGGGGCACTCCTGGAGAGAAAGTTCCAGCTGGCCGTAGTAAGGCTGAGCTTCGAGCTGAGCGGAGAGCcaagcaggaggcagagagggcctTGAAGCAGGCAAGAAAAGGAGAGCAAGGAGGGTCATCTCCTCAGGCCTGCCGTAGCACAGCTGGAGAAAACCCCCCAG TGGTGAAGCAGCTCCCTGAGCACAAGCAGGTTGATGACCCGGCACTTCTGAGACGGCTTGTTAAAAAATCAGAGCGACAACAG GTTCCTAAACGAAAGGATTATGGATCCAAAGTCAGTCTCTTCTCCCACCTACCCCAATACAGCAGACAAAACTCCCTGACCCAATACATGAG CATCCCATCCTCTGTGATCCACCCAGCCATGGTGCGACTCGGCCTGCAGTACTCCCAGGGCCTGGTCAGTGGCTCCAATGCCCGGTGTATTGCCCTGCTTCGTGCCTTGCAGCAG GTGATTCAGGATTATACAACGCCTCCCAATGAGGAACTCTCAAGGGATCTTGTGAATAAACTAAAACCCTATATCAG CTTCCTGACTCAGTGTCGCCCCCTCTCAGCAAGCATGTGCAACGCCATCAAGTTCCTTAACAAGGAAATCACTAGCATGAGCAGCTCCAAGCGGGAAGAGGAG GCCAAGTTGGAACTTGGAGCAGCCATCGATCGTTATGTGCAAGAGAAGATCGTGCTTGCGGCTCAGGCAATTTCACGCTTTGCCTCTAAGAAGATCAGTAATGGAGATGTGATCTTGGTATATGGATG TTCATCCCTGGTATCACGAATTCTTCAGGAGGCTTGGGCCAAGGGCCGGAAGTTTCGGGTGGTTGTGGTGGACAGCCGGCCCTGGCTTGAGGGAAGGCATATGCTCCGTTCTCTTGTCCGTGCTTGGGTCCCTGCTTCCTACCTGCTGATTCCTGCAGCCTCCTATGTGCTCCCAGAG GTTTCTAAGGTGCTATTGGGAGCTCATGCACTCCTGGCCAATGGATCTGTGATGTCACGGGTAGGGACAGCACAGTTGGCCCTGGTGGCTCGAGCCCATAATGTACCAGTGCTGGTCTGCTGTGAAACATACAAGTTCTGTGAACGCGTGCAGACTGATGCCTTTGTCTCTAATGAGCTAG ATGACCCTGATGATCTGCAGTGTAAACGGGGAGAGCATGTGGCTTTGGCTAACTGGCAGGACTACCCATCTCTACGGCTGTTGAATCTGGTCTATGATGTGACTCCCCCAGAGCTTGTCGATCTAGTGAtaacagagctgggcatgatccCCTGCAGTTCTGTGCCTGTTGTCCTGCGAGTGAAGAGCAGTGACCAGTGA
- the Eif2b4 gene encoding translation initiation factor eIF-2B subunit delta isoform X1, translated as MPTQQPAVRRTSLPKPSKSLSGSLCALFSDAESGSGMKAELSPRPGSGGRELTQEEKLQLRKEKKQQKKKRKEEKGSELEIGSTVTTVQCPVGPTRELPGPGRQSGGTPGEKVPAGRSKAELRAERRAKQEAERALKQARKGEQGGSSPQACRSTAGENPPVVKQLPEHKQVDDPALLRRLVKKSERQQVPKRKDYGSKVSLFSHLPQYSRQNSLTQYMSIPSSVIHPAMVRLGLQYSQGLVSGSNARCIALLRALQQVIQDYTTPPNEELSRDLVNKLKPYISFLTQCRPLSASMCNAIKFLNKEITSMSSSKREEEAKLELGAAIDRYVQEKIVLAAQAISRFASKKISNGDVILVYGCSSLVSRILQEAWAKGRKFRVVVVDSRPWLEGRHMLRSLVRAWVPASYLLIPAASYVLPEVSKVLLGAHALLANGSVMSRVGTAQLALVARAHNVPVLVCCETYKFCERVQTDAFVSNELDDPDDLQCKRGEHVALANWQDYPSLRLLNLVYDVTPPELVDLVITELGMIPCSSVPVVLRVKSSDQ; from the exons ATGCCAACCCAGCAGCCAGCTGTGCGGAGAACGAGTCTTCCCAAGCCCTCCAAGAGCCTTTCGGGCTCACTTTGCGCACTGTTTTCTGATGCAGAATCGGGATCCGGGATGAAGGCGGAGCTTTCTCCCCGGCCTGGG tcaggggggagggagctgACTCAAGAAGAGAAGCTGCAACTTcggaaggaaaagaaacagcagAAGAAGAAACGGAAGGAGGAAAAAGGGTCAGAACTTGAAATTGGCTCTACTGTAACTACAGTCCAGTGTCCAG TAGGTCCAACCAGAGAACTGCCAGGACCTGGCAGGCAGTCGGGGGGCACTCCTGGAGAGAAAGTTCCAGCTGGCCGTAGTAAGGCTGAGCTTCGAGCTGAGCGGAGAGCcaagcaggaggcagagagggcctTGAAGCAGGCAAGAAAAGGAGAGCAAGGAGGGTCATCTCCTCAGGCCTGCCGTAGCACAGCTGGAGAAAACCCCCCAG TGGTGAAGCAGCTCCCTGAGCACAAGCAGGTTGATGACCCGGCACTTCTGAGACGGCTTGTTAAAAAATCAGAGCGACAACAG GTTCCTAAACGAAAGGATTATGGATCCAAAGTCAGTCTCTTCTCCCACCTACCCCAATACAGCAGACAAAACTCCCTGACCCAATACATGAG CATCCCATCCTCTGTGATCCACCCAGCCATGGTGCGACTCGGCCTGCAGTACTCCCAGGGCCTGGTCAGTGGCTCCAATGCCCGGTGTATTGCCCTGCTTCGTGCCTTGCAGCAG GTGATTCAGGATTATACAACGCCTCCCAATGAGGAACTCTCAAGGGATCTTGTGAATAAACTAAAACCCTATATCAG CTTCCTGACTCAGTGTCGCCCCCTCTCAGCAAGCATGTGCAACGCCATCAAGTTCCTTAACAAGGAAATCACTAGCATGAGCAGCTCCAAGCGGGAAGAGGAG GCCAAGTTGGAACTTGGAGCAGCCATCGATCGTTATGTGCAAGAGAAGATCGTGCTTGCGGCTCAGGCAATTTCACGCTTTGCCTCTAAGAAGATCAGTAATGGAGATGTGATCTTGGTATATGGATG TTCATCCCTGGTATCACGAATTCTTCAGGAGGCTTGGGCCAAGGGCCGGAAGTTTCGGGTGGTTGTGGTGGACAGCCGGCCCTGGCTTGAGGGAAGGCATATGCTCCGTTCTCTTGTCCGTGCTTGGGTCCCTGCTTCCTACCTGCTGATTCCTGCAGCCTCCTATGTGCTCCCAGAG GTTTCTAAGGTGCTATTGGGAGCTCATGCACTCCTGGCCAATGGATCTGTGATGTCACGGGTAGGGACAGCACAGTTGGCCCTGGTGGCTCGAGCCCATAATGTACCAGTGCTGGTCTGCTGTGAAACATACAAGTTCTGTGAACGCGTGCAGACTGATGCCTTTGTCTCTAATGAGCTAG ATGACCCTGATGATCTGCAGTGTAAACGGGGAGAGCATGTGGCTTTGGCTAACTGGCAGGACTACCCATCTCTACGGCTGTTGAATCTGGTCTATGATGTGACTCCCCCAGAGCTTGTCGATCTAGTGAtaacagagctgggcatgatccCCTGCAGTTCTGTGCCTGTTGTCCTGCGAGTGAAGAGCAGTGACCAGTGA
- the Eif2b4 gene encoding translation initiation factor eIF-2B subunit delta isoform X5, which translates to MKAELSPRPGSGGRELTQEEKLQLRKEKKQQKKKRKEEKGSELEIGSTVTTVQCPVGPTRELPGPGRQSGGTPGEKVPAGRSKAELRAERRAKQEAERALKQARKGEQGGSSPQACRSTAGENPPVVKQLPEHKQVDDPALLRRLVKKSERQQVPKRKDYGSKVSLFSHLPQYSRQNSLTQYMSIPSSVIHPAMVRLGLQYSQGLVSGSNARCIALLRALQQVIQDYTTPPNEELSRDLVNKLKPYISFLTQCRPLSASMCNAIKFLNKEITSMSSSKREEEAKLELGAAIDRYVQEKIVLAAQAISRFASKKISNGDVILVYGCSSLVSRILQEAWAKGRKFRVVVVDSRPWLEGRHMLRSLVRAWVPASYLLIPAASYVLPEVSKVLLGAHALLANGSVMSRVGTAQLALVARAHNVPVLVCCETYKFCERVQTDAFVSNELDDPDDLQCKRGEHVALANWQDYPSLRLLNLVYDVTPPELVDLVITELGMIPCSSVPVVLRVKSSDQ; encoded by the exons ATGAAGGCGGAGCTTTCTCCCCGGCCTGGG tcaggggggagggagctgACTCAAGAAGAGAAGCTGCAACTTcggaaggaaaagaaacagcagAAGAAGAAACGGAAGGAGGAAAAAGGGTCAGAACTTGAAATTGGCTCTACTGTAACTACAGTCCAGTGTCCAG TAGGTCCAACCAGAGAACTGCCAGGACCTGGCAGGCAGTCGGGGGGCACTCCTGGAGAGAAAGTTCCAGCTGGCCGTAGTAAGGCTGAGCTTCGAGCTGAGCGGAGAGCcaagcaggaggcagagagggcctTGAAGCAGGCAAGAAAAGGAGAGCAAGGAGGGTCATCTCCTCAGGCCTGCCGTAGCACAGCTGGAGAAAACCCCCCAG TGGTGAAGCAGCTCCCTGAGCACAAGCAGGTTGATGACCCGGCACTTCTGAGACGGCTTGTTAAAAAATCAGAGCGACAACAG GTTCCTAAACGAAAGGATTATGGATCCAAAGTCAGTCTCTTCTCCCACCTACCCCAATACAGCAGACAAAACTCCCTGACCCAATACATGAG CATCCCATCCTCTGTGATCCACCCAGCCATGGTGCGACTCGGCCTGCAGTACTCCCAGGGCCTGGTCAGTGGCTCCAATGCCCGGTGTATTGCCCTGCTTCGTGCCTTGCAGCAG GTGATTCAGGATTATACAACGCCTCCCAATGAGGAACTCTCAAGGGATCTTGTGAATAAACTAAAACCCTATATCAG CTTCCTGACTCAGTGTCGCCCCCTCTCAGCAAGCATGTGCAACGCCATCAAGTTCCTTAACAAGGAAATCACTAGCATGAGCAGCTCCAAGCGGGAAGAGGAG GCCAAGTTGGAACTTGGAGCAGCCATCGATCGTTATGTGCAAGAGAAGATCGTGCTTGCGGCTCAGGCAATTTCACGCTTTGCCTCTAAGAAGATCAGTAATGGAGATGTGATCTTGGTATATGGATG TTCATCCCTGGTATCACGAATTCTTCAGGAGGCTTGGGCCAAGGGCCGGAAGTTTCGGGTGGTTGTGGTGGACAGCCGGCCCTGGCTTGAGGGAAGGCATATGCTCCGTTCTCTTGTCCGTGCTTGGGTCCCTGCTTCCTACCTGCTGATTCCTGCAGCCTCCTATGTGCTCCCAGAG GTTTCTAAGGTGCTATTGGGAGCTCATGCACTCCTGGCCAATGGATCTGTGATGTCACGGGTAGGGACAGCACAGTTGGCCCTGGTGGCTCGAGCCCATAATGTACCAGTGCTGGTCTGCTGTGAAACATACAAGTTCTGTGAACGCGTGCAGACTGATGCCTTTGTCTCTAATGAGCTAG ATGACCCTGATGATCTGCAGTGTAAACGGGGAGAGCATGTGGCTTTGGCTAACTGGCAGGACTACCCATCTCTACGGCTGTTGAATCTGGTCTATGATGTGACTCCCCCAGAGCTTGTCGATCTAGTGAtaacagagctgggcatgatccCCTGCAGTTCTGTGCCTGTTGTCCTGCGAGTGAAGAGCAGTGACCAGTGA